The proteins below come from a single Bacteroidales bacterium WCE2004 genomic window:
- a CDS encoding Holliday junction endonuclease RuvC, with translation MTKERVILGIDPGTNILGFGVVRVDAAGHPHYLDMGVVDLRKIESAYEKLEVIHEKVGALCDLHRPDDLAVESPFYGKNAQVILKLGRAQGAAMIAGLDRGVKVYEYAPRKAKMAICGNGAASKEQVSLIVQRTLGIKIDSKYLDATDALAIAMCHFYQLTSPLASVQAASSWEKFVASNPERVKK, from the coding sequence TTGACTAAAGAAAGAGTCATCCTCGGCATCGACCCCGGAACCAACATTTTGGGTTTCGGGGTCGTGCGCGTGGATGCGGCAGGCCATCCGCACTACCTCGACATGGGCGTGGTGGACCTGCGCAAGATAGAATCCGCCTACGAGAAGCTGGAGGTCATCCACGAGAAGGTGGGGGCGCTGTGCGACCTGCACCGTCCCGACGACCTGGCGGTCGAATCTCCCTTCTACGGCAAGAACGCCCAGGTGATCCTCAAGCTGGGCAGGGCCCAGGGTGCGGCGATGATCGCCGGCCTGGACCGGGGGGTCAAAGTCTACGAGTACGCCCCCCGAAAAGCCAAGATGGCCATCTGCGGCAACGGGGCCGCTTCAAAAGAGCAGGTTTCCCTGATCGTACAGCGTACTCTTGGCATTAAAATTGATAGCAAATATCTCGACGCCACAGATGCACTTGCCATCGCAATGTGTCATTTCTACCAATTAACCAGCCCGCTTGCATCCGTGCAGGCGGCCAGTAGTTGGGAGAAGTTTGTCGCGTCCAATCCGGAGCGTGTAAAAAAGTGA
- a CDS encoding seryl-tRNA synthetase has translation MLTLKMLRDDPKAVIEKLKIKNFDAQPIVDKVLELDARRRSLQTESDALLAQQKQKAAEIGGLMKQGQRDAAEAAKAEVAALKARSAELLAQMDEAAAELEAQLVLMPNTPCSLVKPGKGAEDNEVVKMGGPEVNLPEGALPHWELAKKYDIIDFDLGVKITGAGFPVYKGKGAKLQRALINFFLDCNTAAGYKEVEPPVMVNRDSGFGTGQLPDKEGQMYHAEVDDFYMVPTAEVPVTNIFRDVILAENEIPQRLTAYTPCFRREAGSYGKDVRGLNRLHQFDKVEIVRVEKPEDSYKALDDMVAHVESLVNKLGLKYRILRLCGGDMSFTSAITYDFELWSAAQGRWLEISSVSNFETYQANRLHLRYRDADGKTQLAHTLNGSSLALPRVVAALLEDNQTPEGIVIPEILRPYTGFDKID, from the coding sequence ATGTTGACGCTCAAGATGCTTCGCGATGACCCGAAAGCCGTCATCGAGAAATTGAAAATCAAGAATTTCGACGCGCAGCCGATCGTAGACAAGGTGCTCGAGCTCGACGCGCGCCGCCGCAGCCTCCAGACGGAGAGCGATGCGCTGCTTGCCCAGCAGAAGCAGAAGGCGGCCGAGATCGGCGGCCTGATGAAGCAGGGGCAGCGCGACGCCGCCGAGGCCGCCAAGGCCGAGGTCGCGGCGCTCAAGGCCCGCTCGGCTGAACTCCTTGCCCAGATGGACGAGGCCGCCGCCGAGCTGGAGGCGCAGCTCGTGCTGATGCCCAACACTCCTTGCAGCCTGGTCAAGCCGGGCAAGGGCGCTGAAGACAACGAGGTTGTCAAGATGGGCGGCCCGGAGGTCAACCTCCCCGAGGGCGCCCTGCCGCACTGGGAGCTCGCCAAGAAATACGACATCATCGACTTCGACCTCGGAGTCAAGATCACCGGCGCCGGCTTCCCCGTCTACAAGGGCAAGGGTGCCAAGCTGCAGCGTGCGCTGATCAACTTCTTCCTCGACTGCAACACCGCGGCCGGCTACAAGGAGGTCGAACCTCCCGTGATGGTCAACCGCGATTCCGGCTTCGGCACGGGCCAGCTCCCCGACAAGGAGGGCCAGATGTACCACGCCGAGGTGGATGATTTCTATATGGTCCCGACGGCCGAAGTGCCCGTGACCAACATCTTCCGCGACGTCATCCTGGCGGAGAACGAGATCCCGCAGCGCCTGACGGCCTACACGCCGTGCTTCCGCCGCGAGGCCGGCTCCTACGGCAAGGACGTCCGCGGCCTGAACCGCCTGCACCAGTTCGACAAGGTCGAGATCGTGCGCGTGGAGAAGCCGGAGGATTCCTACAAGGCGCTGGACGACATGGTCGCCCACGTGGAGTCCCTCGTCAACAAGCTCGGCCTCAAATACCGCATCCTGCGGCTTTGCGGCGGCGACATGAGCTTCACCTCCGCCATCACCTACGACTTCGAACTCTGGTCTGCGGCCCAGGGCCGCTGGCTGGAGATCTCTTCCGTCTCCAACTTCGAAACCTACCAGGCCAACCGCCTGCACCTGCGCTACCGCGACGCTGATGGAAAGACCCAGCTCGCGCATACGCTCAATGGCAGCTCCCTGGCACTTCCGCGCGTCGTGGCCGCCCTCCTCGAGGACAATCAGACGCCGGAGGGTATCGTGATCCCTGAGATCCTCCGTCCCTACACAGGTTTCGACAAAATTGACTAA
- a CDS encoding large subunit ribosomal protein L27, with the protein MAHKKGQSSSKNGRESQSKRLGLKKFGGEVVKAGNIIVRQRGTVHNPDRNVGMGKDHTLYALIDGTVKFTRKRENKSYVSVIPFEN; encoded by the coding sequence ATGGCACACAAGAAAGGTCAATCCAGTTCCAAGAACGGTCGTGAGTCGCAGAGCAAGCGCCTGGGTCTCAAGAAATTCGGCGGCGAGGTCGTGAAAGCCGGCAATATCATCGTCCGCCAGCGCGGCACGGTCCACAATCCGGACCGCAACGTGGGCATGGGCAAGGATCACACGCTGTACGCCCTGATCGACGGCACCGTGAAGTTCACCCGCAAGAGAGAGAACAAATCCTACGTGTCGGTGATCCCTTTTGAGAACTAG
- a CDS encoding LSU ribosomal protein L21P: MYAIVDIAGQQFKVEAGNEIFVQRLADAKGADVEFKKVLLVADDAAVKVGAPYVEGAVVKATVLDDEVKADKVIVFKKIRRKGFQKLNGHRQKLSKIKINEIA; the protein is encoded by the coding sequence ATGTACGCAATCGTAGACATTGCAGGCCAGCAGTTTAAAGTTGAGGCTGGCAACGAAATCTTTGTGCAGCGGCTCGCCGATGCCAAGGGTGCTGATGTGGAGTTCAAGAAGGTCCTCCTCGTCGCGGACGACGCGGCTGTCAAGGTGGGCGCTCCCTATGTTGAGGGTGCTGTGGTCAAGGCCACCGTCCTCGACGATGAAGTCAAGGCTGACAAGGTGATTGTCTTCAAGAAGATCCGCCGCAAGGGCTTCCAGAAGCTCAACGGCCACCGTCAGAAACTTTCCAAGATCAAGATCAACGAAATCGCTTAA
- a CDS encoding SSU ribosomal protein S21P, whose translation MIIVPVKEGENIERALKKFKRKFEKTGAVREMRARKNFQKPSEVRRIAKQKAIYVQHLRLEEE comes from the coding sequence ATGATCATCGTACCCGTTAAAGAAGGCGAAAACATCGAGCGCGCGTTGAAGAAATTCAAGCGTAAATTCGAAAAGACCGGTGCCGTCCGCGAGATGCGCGCCCGCAAGAATTTCCAGAAGCCGTCGGAAGTCCGCCGCATTGCGAAGCAGAAGGCTATCTATGTCCAGCACCTGCGTCTGGAGGAGGAGTAA
- a CDS encoding NAD-dependent deacetylase, protein MMKKRIAVLTGAGVSAESGLGTYRDNGGLWDNYDPMAVASAEGWARNPGLVLDFYNMQREKLKDVKPNAAHRLIAELEKDYTVDVITQNVDNLHERAGSTHVVHLHGEVTKIRPENTCNDYDGFSEKYVVDVGYEPVRLGDKAPNGAQYRPHIVFFGEAVPKIERAADLVSQADIVLIVGTSLQVYPAAGLYRYARPEAPIYLIDPAEVRLFDARIHHIQKVATEGMQEFVGLLK, encoded by the coding sequence ATGATGAAAAAGAGAATTGCCGTGCTGACCGGCGCCGGTGTGAGCGCCGAAAGCGGGCTGGGAACCTACCGCGACAACGGCGGCCTCTGGGACAACTACGACCCGATGGCGGTCGCGTCCGCCGAAGGCTGGGCGCGCAACCCGGGCCTCGTGCTGGACTTCTACAACATGCAGCGCGAGAAGCTGAAGGACGTGAAGCCCAACGCGGCGCACCGCCTCATCGCGGAACTGGAGAAGGACTATACCGTGGATGTGATCACGCAGAACGTGGACAACCTCCACGAACGCGCGGGCTCCACGCATGTCGTACACCTGCACGGCGAGGTCACCAAGATCCGTCCGGAGAACACCTGCAATGACTACGACGGTTTCTCCGAGAAATACGTCGTGGACGTCGGCTACGAGCCCGTGCGCCTGGGCGACAAGGCGCCCAACGGCGCACAGTACCGCCCGCACATCGTCTTCTTCGGCGAAGCCGTGCCCAAGATCGAGCGCGCGGCCGACCTGGTGAGCCAGGCGGACATCGTCCTGATCGTGGGCACCTCCCTGCAGGTCTATCCCGCCGCCGGCCTCTACCGCTACGCGCGGCCGGAGGCGCCGATCTACCTCATCGACCCGGCGGAGGTCCGCCTCTTCGACGCGCGCATCCATCATATTCAGAAGGTTGCGACCGAGGGAATGCAAGAATTTGTTGGATTGTTAAAATAA
- a CDS encoding Nitroreductase — MDNEVLKALRERRSIRRYKPEQIKDDELQAVLEAGTWAPTGMGRQDPWIVAVQRPDLVARIDAMNAAVWGRPAPFYGAPTIVLVFGSDPAEWANSVPDGSLVLGNMMLAAHAVGLGSCWINREREMFATPEGKALMRELGLPDGLIGIGALALGYPAAFPPTVKPRKEGYFRIVK; from the coding sequence ATGGACAACGAAGTACTCAAGGCGCTCCGCGAGCGCAGAAGCATCCGGCGCTACAAGCCGGAGCAGATCAAGGACGATGAATTGCAGGCCGTGCTGGAGGCCGGCACCTGGGCGCCGACCGGCATGGGGCGGCAGGACCCGTGGATCGTGGCCGTGCAGCGGCCGGACCTGGTGGCGCGCATCGACGCGATGAACGCCGCCGTCTGGGGCCGCCCTGCGCCGTTCTACGGCGCGCCGACCATCGTGCTCGTATTCGGCAGCGACCCGGCCGAATGGGCCAATTCCGTGCCCGACGGCTCGCTGGTGCTGGGCAACATGATGCTGGCGGCGCACGCCGTCGGCCTCGGCTCCTGCTGGATCAACCGCGAGCGGGAGATGTTCGCCACACCGGAGGGCAAGGCCCTGATGCGCGAGCTCGGGCTGCCCGACGGCCTGATCGGCATCGGCGCCCTCGCGCTCGGCTACCCCGCCGCCTTCCCGCCGACGGTCAAGCCCCGCAAGGAAGGTTACTTCCGCATCGTGAAATAA
- a CDS encoding molecular chaperone DnaK — protein sequence MGKIIGIDLGTTNSCVSVMEGNQPTVIINDEGARTTPSVVAFTENGERKVGNPAKRQAITNPHNTIFSIKRFMGETYDQVDKEIARVPYKVARGENNTPRVDINGRLYSPQEISAIILQKMKKTAEDYLRQEVTEAVITVPAYFSDSQRQATKEAGKIAGLDVKRIINEPTAAALAYGLDKKNKNMKVAVYDLGGGTFDISILELGDGVFEVKSTNGDTHLGGDDFDQAIIEWLAREFATDNGGIDLKKDPMALQRLKEAAEKAKIELSNATSAEINLPYITAVDGMPKHLVKTLSRAKFETLCDDLFRRSIEPCRKALEDAHLRASEIDEVLLVGGSTRIPKVQELVKEFFGKEPNKSVNPDEVVAIGAAIQGGVLAGDVKDVLLLDVTPLSLGIETLGGVMTKLIESNTTIPVHKEQVFSTAADNQPSVEIRVLQGERPMAKDNKQIGIFHLDGIAPAPRGIPQIEVSFDIDTNGILSVSAKDKSTGKEQHIRIEASSGLSDAEIQRMRDEAKANEAADKAEKERADKLNNGDAMVFQTERNLKEYGDKIPADKRSAIEAACADLKKAVDEKNVDAIDSANAALEAAWHAASEDMAKAAQGGAQQGPQGPQGGPQAGPQGPQPDYGNNGPDEQ from the coding sequence ATGGGAAAAATTATCGGAATTGACCTCGGCACCACCAACTCGTGCGTGTCCGTGATGGAAGGCAACCAGCCGACCGTGATCATCAACGACGAGGGCGCCCGCACCACGCCGTCCGTCGTCGCATTTACCGAGAATGGCGAGCGCAAGGTGGGTAATCCTGCCAAGCGTCAGGCCATCACCAACCCTCACAACACCATCTTCTCCATCAAGCGTTTCATGGGCGAGACCTATGACCAGGTGGACAAGGAGATCGCTCGCGTCCCGTACAAGGTCGCCCGCGGCGAGAACAACACCCCGCGCGTGGACATCAACGGACGTCTCTATTCTCCGCAGGAGATCTCCGCAATCATCCTCCAGAAGATGAAGAAGACGGCTGAGGATTACCTCCGCCAGGAGGTTACCGAGGCGGTCATCACCGTCCCGGCCTACTTCTCCGACTCGCAGCGCCAGGCCACCAAGGAGGCCGGCAAGATCGCGGGCCTGGACGTCAAGCGTATCATCAACGAGCCGACGGCCGCCGCTCTCGCATACGGCCTCGACAAGAAGAACAAGAATATGAAGGTCGCGGTCTACGACCTGGGTGGCGGTACCTTCGATATCTCCATCCTGGAGCTCGGCGACGGCGTGTTCGAGGTGAAGTCCACCAACGGTGACACCCACCTCGGCGGCGACGACTTCGACCAGGCCATCATCGAGTGGCTGGCCCGCGAGTTCGCCACCGACAACGGCGGCATCGACCTGAAGAAGGACCCGATGGCCCTCCAGCGCCTCAAGGAGGCTGCCGAGAAGGCCAAGATCGAACTCTCCAACGCCACCAGCGCCGAGATCAACCTGCCGTACATCACCGCCGTTGACGGTATGCCGAAGCACCTGGTCAAGACCCTGAGCCGCGCCAAGTTCGAGACCCTTTGCGACGACCTCTTCCGCCGCAGCATCGAGCCTTGCCGCAAGGCCCTCGAGGACGCCCACCTGCGTGCCTCCGAGATTGACGAGGTCCTCCTCGTCGGCGGCTCGACCCGTATCCCGAAAGTCCAGGAGCTGGTCAAGGAGTTCTTCGGCAAGGAGCCGAACAAGAGCGTGAACCCGGACGAGGTGGTCGCCATCGGCGCCGCCATCCAGGGCGGTGTGCTCGCCGGCGACGTCAAGGATGTCCTCCTGCTCGACGTCACCCCGCTTTCCCTCGGTATCGAGACCCTGGGCGGCGTGATGACCAAGCTCATCGAGTCCAACACCACCATCCCTGTCCATAAGGAGCAGGTTTTCTCCACGGCCGCCGACAACCAGCCTTCCGTCGAGATCCGCGTCCTCCAGGGCGAGCGTCCGATGGCCAAGGACAACAAGCAGATCGGCATCTTCCACCTCGACGGCATCGCCCCGGCACCCCGTGGCATCCCGCAGATCGAAGTGTCCTTCGACATTGATACCAACGGTATCCTGAGCGTGTCCGCCAAGGACAAGTCCACCGGCAAGGAGCAGCACATCCGCATCGAGGCCTCCAGCGGCCTGAGCGACGCCGAGATCCAGCGCATGCGTGACGAGGCCAAGGCCAACGAGGCCGCCGACAAGGCCGAGAAGGAGCGCGCCGACAAGCTCAACAACGGCGACGCGATGGTCTTCCAGACCGAGCGCAACCTCAAGGAGTACGGCGACAAGATTCCGGCCGACAAGCGTTCCGCCATCGAGGCCGCCTGCGCCGACCTGAAGAAGGCCGTGGACGAGAAGAACGTCGACGCGATCGACAGCGCCAACGCCGCCCTCGAGGCCGCCTGGCACGCCGCATCCGAAGATATGGCCAAGGCCGCACAGGGTGGCGCCCAGCAGGGCCCTCAGGGGCCGCAGGGCGGTCCCCAGGCCGGCCCGCAGGGCCCCCAGCCTGACTACGGAAATAATGGTCCGGACGAGCAGTAA
- a CDS encoding 23S rRNA pseudouridine1911/1915/1917 synthase, which yields MEYRQLSKEEFDDLAGRILYEDNHLLVVNKRVGEIMQGDKTGDECLTDTYKAFIAQRDAKPGKVFLGLPHRLDRPVSGVCLLAKTSKALERLGDAFRDGSVHKTYWALCCALPEPREGRLEGWLVRNEQQNKSYIVADGAAPKPARHPDAKLARLNYRYLRSTDRYHLVEVELLTGRHHQIRCQLAHLGCPIKGDLKYGAPRSNPDGGICLHAHHISFIHPVRKEPMEVTAPVPSSWKGVI from the coding sequence ATGGAATATCGGCAGCTGTCAAAAGAAGAATTCGACGACCTGGCGGGGCGCATCCTCTATGAGGACAATCACCTGCTGGTGGTCAACAAGCGCGTCGGCGAGATCATGCAGGGCGACAAGACCGGCGACGAGTGCCTCACTGACACCTACAAGGCTTTCATCGCCCAGCGCGACGCCAAGCCGGGCAAGGTCTTCCTGGGTCTCCCCCACCGCCTGGACCGCCCCGTGAGCGGCGTCTGCCTGCTCGCCAAGACCTCCAAGGCGCTGGAACGGCTCGGCGACGCCTTCCGCGACGGCAGCGTCCACAAGACCTACTGGGCCCTCTGCTGCGCGCTCCCCGAGCCGCGCGAAGGCCGGCTGGAGGGCTGGCTGGTCCGCAACGAACAGCAGAACAAATCCTACATCGTCGCGGACGGCGCCGCCCCGAAGCCCGCACGCCATCCGGACGCCAAACTGGCGCGCCTCAACTACCGCTACCTGCGCAGCACAGACCGCTACCACCTCGTGGAGGTGGAACTGCTGACCGGCCGCCACCACCAGATCCGCTGCCAGCTCGCCCACCTGGGCTGCCCCATCAAGGGCGACCTCAAATACGGCGCGCCGCGCTCCAACCCGGACGGCGGCATCTGCCTCCACGCACACCACATCAGCTTCATCCACCCGGTCCGCAAGGAGCCGATGGAAGTCACGGCGCCGGTGCCTTCCAGCTGGAAGGGCGTCATTTAG
- a CDS encoding AraC-type DNA-binding protein, whose amino-acid sequence MKRKPVISFYKCVCILSLFCLFFPPVARLLSAGAPGGLDELPAGFLSGSTVLLLLPVVDEYVSVSLYYALAASGVCVGGVLTGLTAPAWLPGMLAVHGACLVRRCRIRHMQLQPLFKNMAVWYNVESHARFIYSLALYLLVASMAGVGQLPWLKWVLLPLTFALYAVLLLRVRTGRTCFLRPSREREIKDLIRGNLRTPPAQAGPKTDELTRMTRLYERVVSLMEQKLPFLDEDFNLDDLAGAVFTNRGYLSRTINVLSGRNFSQFVNYFRVRYGVELIRKDPRLRLINVAQMCGFHSSPSFNAAFKVNMGETPSAFLERLRSERFAK is encoded by the coding sequence ATGAAACGTAAACCTGTCATTTCATTCTACAAATGCGTCTGCATCCTGTCGCTCTTCTGTCTGTTCTTTCCGCCTGTCGCGCGGCTGTTGTCCGCCGGCGCGCCGGGCGGGCTCGATGAACTCCCTGCCGGATTCCTGTCCGGCAGCACCGTGCTTCTGCTGCTGCCTGTCGTGGACGAGTATGTCAGCGTCTCCCTTTATTACGCGCTCGCCGCGTCGGGCGTGTGCGTAGGCGGGGTGCTGACCGGCCTCACGGCTCCGGCCTGGCTGCCGGGGATGCTGGCCGTCCACGGCGCGTGCCTGGTGCGGCGGTGCAGGATCCGCCACATGCAGCTGCAGCCCCTCTTCAAGAATATGGCGGTCTGGTACAATGTGGAGAGCCACGCGCGCTTCATCTATTCGCTGGCGCTCTATCTGCTGGTCGCGTCGATGGCCGGCGTCGGCCAGCTGCCCTGGCTGAAATGGGTACTGCTCCCGCTGACCTTCGCGCTCTACGCCGTCCTGCTGCTGCGCGTGCGCACCGGCAGGACGTGCTTCCTGCGCCCTTCGCGCGAGCGGGAGATCAAGGACCTGATCCGGGGCAATCTCCGCACGCCGCCGGCGCAGGCCGGCCCCAAGACGGACGAGCTGACCCGGATGACGCGCCTCTACGAGCGCGTGGTGTCGCTGATGGAGCAGAAACTGCCGTTCCTGGACGAGGATTTCAACCTGGACGACCTGGCGGGGGCGGTCTTTACCAACCGGGGCTATCTGTCCCGGACGATCAACGTCCTGTCGGGGCGCAACTTCAGCCAGTTCGTCAATTATTTCCGCGTGCGCTACGGCGTGGAGCTGATCCGCAAGGACCCGCGCCTGCGGCTCATCAACGTGGCGCAGATGTGCGGCTTCCATTCGAGCCCGTCGTTCAACGCGGCCTTCAAGGTCAATATGGGGGAGACTCCGTCCGCCTTCCTGGAGCGGCTGCGCAGCGAGCGATTCGCTAAATGA